GTGAACTGGCAGAAGAGATGAAATCTCAAAGCAGAACATGCTGCATTTCCCTCTACTTTCTACGCCTCCTGGTAGGCTTGCATTGTTCTTCTCAGAAGACAAATAATTTAGTCCAtagctgctgtggttttggGACCTCACCTGGTGCAGCATAGCTGCTGAGATATTCTGGTTGTTGGGTGCACTTTCTCTACCTTTTTTTCCACTACTACCCCTTTCATGTGGCACCTGATTTGGGCTGTTCCCTGACCCAGATCCCTTGAGACCCTGTACATCTTTAGCTCGCTTCTCTGTCTCCTGATAGATCTTCCAGAACAGGATTGCCATAATAGTTACTGGCAAGTAGAAGGCAGCAATAGCTGTACAAAATGTAATTATAGGCTCAGACAAGAACTGAATATAGCACTCGTTTGGCTGTACTGTCCGCTCACCCACGATGTACTGCCAGAACAGAATGGCTGGGGCCCACAGAATAAAAGAGATAGACCAGGCTAATCCAATCATGGTCATGGCCCGCTTGGTTGTTCGTTTGGCCATGTAAGTCAGTGGTCTGGTCACAGAAAAATACCTAAGAGGATACAAAAAGAAGGCAGGCAACTATTCGAAGCTGTTCAGAGTCAAAAGAATTAGATATTTTCAAACCCATGACGCTCATGAAAGCTTTGTCATGGCTATGGATACATTTCCATCATAAAGCATGGAAATGTTTGCGATTCCAATacatattttatgtatttatttttaaatcattaaaatttaTACATCAAAATACATGACCGTAGATAGATTTACtttactgaattttttttttaattcaacttACCTGTCAAAGCTGATGACTAGCAGATTCATGACAGAGGCATTACTGGCCACATAGTCTATTGCAAGCCACAGGTCACAAACAACTGGTCCCAGGGCCCACTGGTCCATGATGATGTAGGTGGTATACAGATTCATAGACAGCGTTCCAATGGTCAGGTCAGCAAAGGCTAGGCTCAGCAGATAGTAATTGTTCACTGTCTTCAGTGCCTTATTTACCTTGAATGACACCAACACTAGGATGTTGCCAACAATAGTGACAAGAGAAAGTGATCCAGTGAGGAGGACAATTATGATGACCTGAAGGTGAAGACGTAAGCAAAAATCAAAAACGAACTGTTT
This sequence is a window from Pelmatolapia mariae isolate MD_Pm_ZW linkage group LG8, Pm_UMD_F_2, whole genome shotgun sequence. Protein-coding genes within it:
- the LOC134633336 gene encoding muscarinic acetylcholine receptor M1-like translates to MVTMNLTSSSDPVYFLTSRFPGVRDQPDTIITADSAILGGSYQSMGNSTDNRTLMLPPDEFNPLGGHTIWQVIIIVLLTGSLSLVTIVGNILVLVSFKVNKALKTVNNYYLLSLAFADLTIGTLSMNLYTTYIIMDQWALGPVVCDLWLAIDYVASNASVMNLLVISFDRYFSVTRPLTYMAKRTTKRAMTMIGLAWSISFILWAPAILFWQYIVGERTVQPNECYIQFLSEPIITFCTAIAAFYLPVTIMAILFWKIYQETEKRAKDVQGLKGSGSGNSPNQVPHERGSSGKKGRESAPNNQNISAAMLHQVRSQNHSSYGLNYLSSEKNNASLPGGVESRGKCSMFCFEISSLLPVHHASKRLKATSPPAEQSSCDSFNNNEAWDSEDQSGSEAEVDARSSKDGKKSRKGKENKEKYPLSTNISPRGSNAATSCSADLSPTAITMKDAAVAKRFASKAKTEISKRKNEKKANEKKAARTLSAILFAFITTWLPYNIMVLVNTFCQDCIPETLWALGYWLCYVNSTVNPMCYALCNKTFRTTFRDILMCQWNQRKNKPHFYQRQAVVFHKKAPM